The nucleotide window agagatgtagatgagtttgtttcttcatcagatttggagaaatgtagcattgcatcacttgctctgcagtgaatgggtgccgtcagaatgagagtccatcagtgaacatctggagaagacaaaagctgaaacacatccagcattaagacgtttttaacttcaaaccattactTCCTGCTAAAATACAacttcataatccataataaggctttgtccagtgaaaaagtccttcTCCTGTGATCTGTCATATCAAAATCCAGCCACAGATTTGTTTTCGAGCCGTTTTGGCTTGTagacggtgcttgatctgtgcatatatgTCTTCTGATTCACACCAGAATGCTTTATGGAGGaaacgttattatggattatgaattaGCATTTTGGCTAGAAGTGATGGTTTGATTTAAAACGTCTTGATGGAtgtgtttcagcttttgtcttctccagatgttcactgatggactggagtgctgtggattattgtgatgtttttatcagactctcattctgacggcacccattcactgtagagacactgatgcaatgctacatttctccaaatctgatgaagacacaaactcatccacatcatGTGTGACCTGAAAATGAGCACATTTctagcaaatatttatttttggactaAGCTAATCCTTTGATCTATTTGTGTCCACATGAACAACGGAAAGTCCTTTTGTGAAATCTAGTTTAATCATTTCTTGTCACTAAGGAAATTTGTGGTCAGATAATGCAAGTGTTTGTTCCTTTTTGGTGCATTTAATTCCTTGACTTTAGAAAGGCTGTAATTTGGATCTCCGCATCAGTGTTTGTTGTGTTTCTCCCAGTCTGTAATGTTCCACTTTTAGAGCTTCGAAAGAAGCGAACGGAAATGGTGCATAGCAAATGCATCTGTGCATAAACATTGAAGCCATGAAAGTTTAATTGAATGAGCAGCATGCTGTACTAATGGATCATGTTCTGTGTGGCTGAGCATAAAAAACATTAGTGTGACCTAGCTTGAGGATGCACAGAGCATTACATTTACATGGAAAAAAATTCCAAAGCGTTatgcacattttatatatatatatatatataaacaaatcaaaaaagttacattcaaaatgtaaaaattataaattcGTTCCTATAAGCACAAAAATTTTGATGttaactagggccgggactcgattaaaaaaattaatctaattaattagaggctttgtaattaattaatcgaaattaatcgcattttaatcgcatataaatatttgacctgagaacagtgagaagtaattttttttcacatggatttatagtataccattgaataatgactgaatacataagcttaagcaacaaaatattgtttatttttgttcaaccaagtctagcagaccagtgcaatttttgccatgaagtgtagcaatagcatatttagaaacaatttagaaatagtacatttcagaaattcaggaagcttataggtgctggaaccttctgtaaagtgttttttttaagtaaaacacaatactgtcaattacattcagaacattggaaacactgactattagaaaacatctctctgttgcttcagaggccatagtgtaaagtccacgctagctgctatatgttttgcgtttaggtgatacttgaggctcgatgtgctgctgcagtgatatgcgaatgctagttggtgcttcagtataatcggtcccgccgaaacccatccagtgagaaacgttccacggtgcaaaaataagttattaaaaacgcgggaattttttttctgtaattaattaatcttagttaacgcgttattttttgtgtaattaattaatctcaattaacgcgttaaagtcccggccctaatattaaCAGTAAGAAAGCACAATTTACTTGTAACCACataaataaaccaaataataAGAAACAGATATTTTATCTGTAATTATTTAAAGATTACAAGATGTTTCATTATAATACATATTCATTGATACAATTAAACAGAGTTTTCCCTTACCTTAACATACAATATTCTGAGCAAAAGAAGATAAATATTTTATGCGGCATTAAAATTATACGTTTATAactataaaaaactaaataaaaaaggcCATTGCTAGTGCAATATTCTGCTGTGCTACAGCAAGTCTAGgtattttatttagtaaaacAGTTTTTCAGTATGCATGTTCTGTGACATGCTCAGAGTTGATAAATCCCATCGGACACTTTTGCATTTCCTCCCCTTCTGTTGCCATAATCCCGCCGGCTGAAAGAGAAACCAATGTAGGTCAGGAAGAGCCTGATGCGGTTGCAGCTGCTGTCCTGTATCTGAAGACTTAGCCTCGCTCTGTATCTCTATCCACACTTCACTGAGCTGATTACACAGGATATCCGTCCCCTATAGCCAGAGAGGCTCTGTGTCCACCTGTGACTTCCAGAGCATTGCAGGTGTGATTTGCTCAGTTTAACCTGCTGTGTCTCATATTCCTCTTCTCTTGGATCTTCAGGTGAAGCATGATCCTGTGACACAGACTGAAGGAGCTCACGCTGCAGGAGATGCTGGCGCTGGAAATGCGGCCTGCTCACAGGTGAGCACCGGATCTATTTGCAATCATCTTTTACTAAATTAGACTCATTTTGTTGATGGTCTCATGAACAGAAGTGTCCTCCGGTGGCCCTTTTTTTTCTGCCAGTGGGTGCCAAGGATTCAGGCCCTTTTTTAAAAGCTCTTTCAGTCCGTGCCAAGAGCTTTGGTGTGCTCTGAATAATAATGATTTGAATGCAGATGCTAATGGTTTTATTGTTCATCATAAAGCCCTAGTTAGACTTTGAAATTCTAAGCAGAAACAGCAGGGGTTTTGTGCTCCATACTGTTTCACTCGCATTAATGCCGCATGGTATTTTTCGGACAGATGGTGCGAGCGGTATGTCGCTGGATTAGGTGCAGGGATCGAGTCTGACACACGAGCCATACATTGTTCACTAAGCAAAGAGACTTGCCCCCATTTTTGTGTTTGCAAAgtgtattttatgcattttttttcgtaagtaattaaaatacaaaatcagTAAAACACTGCttaatatacaatattttaagttaaaaaaaaattgcatttcagtataaatgtatacatttataaatataatttaaacagttacatttataaatgttatttacctttagaaatttatttttacacttttaaatacattttttaaatgtacatttatttatgttgtatttctatttaaataacaATACGAATATTCACATATTTACCTATGCATGGTCCCTGCATTCAAAACATTGTATTGTGGACAAACGTAcggtgtaaaatatatatataatgctattGATGATTAAAAGGtctttttattataatacaaattCAGTGATATTATAAAACACGATGCATTCACTTACCTTTATCATACAAttttcaaagaaaacaatagtaattataaacaaaataatatttttataaataaatacataatatataaatatatttatttagtcatttttgcatatttacctATTGATTTTTTGTATGGTGTATAATTGAAAAGGCTTTTGATTAGGAGCCCttcttgtttcttgtttattAAGAACATTGTTGGAATCTGCCTTATATGTTTTCGTCTGCCAGGGCTCAAGTTCTCGCGTCGATCATGACGCCGCCAGTGAGATGAGCAGTGCAGGAAGTTACTCCGTTCCACGCCGACTGACCAGTCACTTGGgcactaaggttaactaatgctAGATTCTCAATGCAAAAATGACTTGAAAGCATCATGCATCATGCATCACTTTAATCAAGTCTGCATATGCTCAGGTGGAAATGGTGTACTCGCTGCTGTCCATGCTGGGCACCCATGATAAAGACGACATGTCTCGCACGCTCCTGGCCATGTCCAGCTCTCAGGACAGCTGCATCGCCATGCGTCAATCCGGCTGTCTGCCGCTGCTCATCCAGCTCCTCCACGGCAATGACAAGGACTCGGTGTTGCTTGGAAATTCCCGCGGCAGTAAAGAGGCCCGGGCGAGGGCCAGCGCCGCCCTGCATAACATTATCCACTCGCAGCCCGATGACAAGCGCGGCCGGCGGGAGATCCGGGTGCTCCACCTGCTGGAGCAGATCAGGGCTTACTGCGAAACCTGCTGGGAGTGGCAGGAAAGCCATGAGCGCGGCGTGGACCAGGACAAGAACCCAAGTGAGACTCAATATATCTGGCAATGATGCATGTTTGGTGTCAGGAATAGCGCAGGGGGATGTGACATGGTATCCTTGCGTTATCATTATTTTTAGTTGTAGTTACTGTGTGGATTAATAGAAGTGTTTCTCATCCTTGTCTTGGTTTCAAAATTCACTGACAGTATTTTAAATGGAAcattttttgtatacattttttaaaactgaatttagTGTAAATGTATAGTCAAATATGTGTTcttttaatttcagcatttattgtgCACATTTAGCTgtcattaaaatacatataatattattaatatattgaaatatctttttatattttaaatatatactttatatagtttttagattttatgtttgtttttatgtgcttttatcatgtaatatatctttttagctttcatttatttttaatatagtgaattttatgttttatatttgcagttttagttttatgaattttatgtgcttttgtcactttattacagatttttttactagttaatatttattatttatttacatagatatttaaataatattttgatttgttttagcatttttagtacttaaatgtatttcagttagtggcattttttttgtttaacatttttaagctattgttttgcatgtaatattttgttttattctatttcagcattatttcagataacatgatatttaaaaatgatatttcagttttagtctaTGGTAATTTTTAGTACATAACAactctgttatatatatatatatatatatatatatatatatatatatatatatatatatatatatatatatatatatatatatatatatatatatatatatatattaacataaattagGCAGTGAATCTGATGCATCTGCATTAGTCATTTAAAGGTCAACCACAGTAATATACTGGCCTGTATGTCTCTAATATACTACTGTAGTAAATGAAATGCTATGcttttttattctatttcatatactactaacatttttatttatttataaatgtgattCACACAAAATGCTCTAATGGGAAGGAGCTAAATGGATCAGTGGGTTGATGCATAATTAATGTATGTGGAGCTGTACAACCTCATTAACATACGTTTGCCTTCACTGCAGTGCCTTCACCAGTCGAGCATCAGATTTGCCCAGCGGTTTGTGTTCTCATGAAACTTTCCTTCGATGAAGAGCACAGGCATGCAATGAATGAGCTTGGTAGGTTTTCCAAAATTATAAATGAAACTTCTGTTTGTTCTTGTAAGACATTGAAAAACCTAAACTGTAAATCTCATTGGCTGAATatttcaatgctttgtttatgcaGGTGGTCTTCAGGCGATTGGGGAGCTGCTCCAGGTAGACTGTGAGATTTACGGTCTTACCAATGATCACTACAGTGTTACACTAAGACGATATGCTGGTATGGCTTTAACTAATCTAACCTTTGGAGATGTAGCCAACAAGGTTTGTTATTTCTCTTATCATTGTCTCTCATCATTGCCATGTAGtgtttattattgcatttaattactttctggttTTGCCCGCAGGCTACACTTTGCTCAATGAAAGGTTGCATGAGAGCCATGGTAGCTCAACTAAAGTCAGAGAGTGAGGACCTACAACAGGTATAATTGTTTGAAATTCATGtcataatttgaatatttaaataattattaaaagcaTACTATATGCATAGCCATGCATGCCACCAAAAGGAAACACATTCATCTTAAGTTATTGTACTAAGAATCTCTAAACTGCTTTAGGTTATTGCCAGTGTTCTGAGGAACCTCTCGTGGCGAGCTGATGTGAACAGTAAGAAGATCTTGCGAGAAGTTGGCAGTGTTAGAGCCCTGATGGAGTGTGCCTTAGAAGTTCAGAAGGTGAGGAGTCTCTGAAACTCTTGAATAATTTCTGCATGACTGCAAACAAACCGTTCAGTCACTAAGGAAATTGTCTTTTTATCTTACAGGAATCCACATTAAAGAGTGTCTTGAGCGCCCTTTGGAACTTATCAGCACATTGCACTGAAAACAAAGCTGATATCTGTACTGTTCCTGGAGCTTTGGCATTTTTAGTGAGCACTCTAACATACAGAAGCCAAACCAACACCCTTGCCATAATAGAAAGTGGTGGTGGCATCTTGAGAAACGTGTCAAGCCTAATTGCCACAAATGAAGAGCACAGGTAGAGTATGCTTTAATAAAGCTGCATACGCTCACAAATTTTGAATATGTCCACATAGCAGCAaatgttttcctctttttttgtttatttcaggcAAATATTAAGGGAAAACAGCTGTCTTCAGACTCTACTTCAGCACCTTAAATCACACAGTCTGACGATAGTGAGCAATGCCTGTGGGACGCTGTGGAACCTTTCTGCTCGGAATGCAAAAGATCAAGAGGCATTATGGGATATGGGTGCAGTCAGCATGCTGAAGAACCTCATTCACTCCAAGCACAAGATGATAGCTATGGGAAGTGCTGCTGCTTTGAGAAACCTCATGGCGAATCGGCCTGCCAAGTATAAGGATGCCAACATCATGTCTCCTGGATCCAGTCTACCGTCCCTGCATGTAAGAAAACAGAAAGCACTTATCGAAGAACTAGATGCACAGCACCTCTCTGAAACCTTCGATAACATTGACAACCTGAGCCCGAAAGCCTCCCATCGGCCCAAGCCAAGGCATAAGCATAACGTCTACGGCGATTATGATGGTGTCTGTCGATCAGATGGCTATAACCCCAATGGAGTTGGAGTTCGATCACCTTATATGAACACCCCAGTGCTCTCAAGCCCATCATCCCGAGAGAACAGAGGAAATGGAGAAAGCGTCCGAGCTGAGAGGGACCGAAGTCAAGATCGAGAGCGAAGGGGTTTCCATTCCGATGCGGAGGCTGCCAAGCGAATGGTGCAGATTCCCACGACTGCAGCTCAAATTGCGGTAGTTATGGAGGAAGTGCAGAGCATGCACTTAAGTATGGATGAGAGAACCGCAGGATCTACAACAGACCCTCATGTTGTGCAAGACGACATGATCCGACGCCAAACTGCTGTTCATGGTCACCAAAATATGTACAGCTACAGCAAAACTGACCCTTCGGGCAGACCGTGCCCAATGCCTAAAATGGAGTACAGAGCTTCTAATGACAGTCTGAATAGTGTCAACAGCACTGATGGCTATGGAAAGAGAGGTCAGATGAAACCCTCAGTGGATTCCTATTCAGAAGATGATGAAGGCAAATGCTGTGTCTACAGAAAATATCCTGCGGATCTTGCCCATAAAATACACAATGCGAATCACATGGAAGATGACAATGGAGATCTGGATACACCTATTAACTACAGTTTGAAGTATTCTGATGAACAGCTCAACTCTGGTCGACAAAGCCCGAGCCAGAATGAAAGGTGGGCAAGGCCTAAGCTCCTTGATGATGAAATGAAGCGGCCAGATCAGAAACCACCGAGATCACAAAGCCCAGGATACCCCATGTACACTGAAACCAGCAATGAAGGAGAAGATAAGCTAAAAAAGTACCAGCCCAGGTTTGTTCAACAGGACCTGCCTGGATTTAGGTCAAGGGGCTCAAATGAACAAATTGGGTCAAGTCATGGACTTAACAAAAAGATCTCTCAGACTATCTGCACTGTTGATGATTATGCCGACGACAAACCAACAAACTACAGTGAGCGTTATTCAGAAGAAGAGCAGCTGGATGAGCAAACTCCAAACTACAGTATGAAATACAGTGAGGATCATCATGTAGAACAGCCTATTGATTACAGTTTGAAGTACTCTGATGCTTCCTCCAAGAAGACCATGTTTAGTCATTCAAAGCCACCTTCCTCCCAAGGTTCTGCCAATGACCATTTAAGCCAAGCCAGTTCCTCCTCTGTGGCATCTTTAAAGAACCAGAGTAGGCAAAAGCAGCTCCATCCTTCGTCTGCTCAAAACAGAGCAGGACCAACAAGAGCAGTTCAGAAGAATCCAGCATGCAAGGCTCCCACGATAAATCAAGAAACATTACAGACATATTGTGTGGAGGACACGCCCATTTGTTTCTCACGTGGTAGCTCTTTATCATCATTGTCCTCCGAGGAAGATGAAATGGAGAGCTGCAAACGGAATGTCAACTCAGCCAATAGCTATCCAACTTTACCTATATCAGAAAAAGAATCCACTAGTAACATTGCATCAGACCAGCGCACATCTGAGAGCCAAGGGTCAGGCCATTATGTTCGCATCAAGCCTCCACGACATCACTTGGGACATGGAGATGCTTCCAGGCATCACAAAACAGTGGAATTTTCATCAGGTGCCAAGTCACCATCCAAAAGTGGTGCCCAGACACCCAAAAGTCCccctgaacattatttacaagaGACTCCACTCATGTTCAGCAGATGCACGTCTGTCAGCTCCCTTGACAGTTTTGAGAGTCATTCCATTGCAAGTTCTGTGCAGAGTGAGCCATGCAGTGGGATGGTAAGTGGGATTATCAGTCCGAGTGATCTGCCTGATAGCCCAGGACAAACAATGCCACCAAGTCGCAGCAAGACACCACCACCTCCACCACCACGAACCACATCAGTGAAACAAAAAGTTACTGTGCCACCCCATTCTGAAAAACGTGATTTGGCTCCAAGACATGCAGTTGTAAGTGCTGCTGTACAGAAAGTGCAGGTTTTACCAGATAATGATACTCTTTTACATTTTGCCACAGAAAGCACTCCAGATGGCTTCTCTTGTGCTTCGAGTCTTAGTGCACTAAGTTTAGATGAGCCCTTTATTCAGAAAGATGTTGAGCTGAAGATAATGCCCCCAGTTCATGAGGATGACCAGTCCAATGAAACAGAGCTTGAGAAAGAAGACATTCAAGAACCCAAGGTTCAAGAGAAACCACCGTCAACAACTGAACCTAGAAAAGACATCTTGGATgattctgatgatgatgatgacatagAGATTCTAGAGGCTTGTATTAATTCAGCGATGCCAACAAAATCATCAAGAAAACCGAAAAAGCAATCAGACTCAAGCACCTCTAGAATACCCCCACCCGTGGCTCGTAAGCCAAGTCAGCTCCCGGTTTATAAATTGTTGCCACCCCAAAACCGTGGACAGCAGCAGAAGAATATTCCCCTCACACACTGTGAGGACATGCCCCGGGTGTACTGTGTGGAGGGAACACCCATTAACTTTTCCACAGCAACGTCTCTCAGTGACCTCACAATTGATTCACCCCCTAATGAGTTGGTGGGTATTGAAAGTTCAGCTCACCTTGCAGAAACATCTGGTCAAAGACGAGACACTCTGCCAGAGGGGAAAAGTGCAGAGGCTAAAGATACAGGTTTATCACCTACCATGCAGTCTGCCCTGGCTGAGAATGAAGGGGATGATATTCTTGCAGAGTGTATCAATTCGGCAATGCCCAAAAGCAAAATACACAAGCCATTTAGAGTGCAGAAGATGCCTGAACAGGCCCAGCATCCATCTACCCCCACTGGCAACCTAGTTCAGCAAGACTTGGAAAAGAAAAAGCCAACTTCTCCTGTAAAACCTATGCCACAAAGCAGTGAGTACAGAGCAAGGATGCTCAAACGGCCAGAGGCTCCTAATAGCTTGCCAGAAGCAGCATCATATCCagataaaaacaaagaaacagaaaagcaAGAGCCCAAAATCGTCACAAGAGAGTTTGCTGATAAGCCTGCTAATCCCGAGGTGAGAACACGTCCTGGGTTTGCCTTTGATTCTCCGCATCATTATACACCAATTGAGGGCACACCTTATTGCTTCTCTCGCAATGATTCACTGAGTTCACTTGACTTTGAGGATGATGATCTTGACTTGTCTAAAGAAAAAGCTGAACTGCGAAAAGATAAAGAGCAAAGAAAAGTTCCCCCTTTGAAGTGCAGTGTAGAACAACCAGTAAACACCAATAGAGTAGCAGCATTTCAGACAGCTCCAATAAAACCCCTTCAAAAACCAGGTTTTCCACAAGCACCCAAAGAAAATACAGCTGCAGTGTGCGATGAAAAGCAGAAGTTTTCCATTGAAGACACACCTGTATGTTTTTCAAGAAACTCATCCCTTAGCTCATTAAGTGACATTGaccaagaaaacaacaacaaagattgCTCACACAAAGATGATGCAACTCAGATTGAAGTGCCCAGGCCACAAGCTTCTGGTTATGCACCAAAGGCCTTTCATGTTGAGGACACACCTGTTTGCTTCTCTAGAAATAGCTCCCTTAGCTCTCTCAGTATTGATTCTGAAGATGACCTTCTCCAAGAATGCATCAGTTCTGCGATgccaaagaaaaagaaacagcCACCAAGAAGTAAGACTGAAGAAACTGGGGTTAAGGAAGAAAAGAGCATATTGGCTGATGGTATTTTAGCAGAGGAACCAGATCTTATATTAGACCTCACAGACACACATAGCCCTGTTTCAGAGCAAGCCTTATCACCAGACTCTGAATCATTTGATTGGAAAGCCATTCAAGAGGGTGCCAATTCTATAGTTAGCAGTCTTCATCAGGCTGCAGCGAGTCTCTCAAGACAAGGTTCCTCTGATTCAGACTCTATTCTGTCTCTCAAATCAGGCATTTCCATTGGATCCCCCTTCCATCTTTCTTTAAATCAGGAGGACAATAAGCCTGCTACGAATAAAGGGCCAAGAATACTAAAACCTGGTGAGAAAAGCACTTTAGAGTCCaaaaagaaagaggaagaaaCTAAGAGCCTGAAAGGAGGAAAGAAAGTATATAAAAGTCTAATAACAGGAAAGCCTCGACCCAGTCTTGAAAGCATGTCCTCTCAGCACAGACAAGCTCAAGCTCCTGTGATCTCCAGAGGGAGGACAATGATTCATGTACCTGGTGTGAGAAGCAGCTCTCCTAGCACCAGTCCAGTACCGAAAAAGCCCCCTCCACGTGGCCAAATGTCAAAACCACCATCCCAAGCACCTGGTCCTGGAAACTCTCCAAGAACCATGAAAATCCCAGCAAGTTCTGAACCTAGTCCTGCCAGGGATGCAGCATCTCAAGGAGGGTCAAGTAAAGGTTCCTCTCGATCTG belongs to Carassius gibelio isolate Cgi1373 ecotype wild population from Czech Republic chromosome B10, carGib1.2-hapl.c, whole genome shotgun sequence and includes:
- the LOC127966239 gene encoding adenomatous polyposis coli protein isoform X2, yielding MSLDPSSFSGVKLRSKTSLQGSGSTHSADSSPSPSPMSSFPRRGATGGGRDSAGYLEELEKERSLLMAELEKEEKEKDWYYAQLQNLTKRIDSLPLTENFSLQTDMTRRQLEYEARQIRAAMEEQLGSCQDMEKRAQGRVARIQQIEKDMLRIRTRLQAQPADAEVKHDPVTQTEGAHAAGDAGAGNAACSQGSSSRVDHDAASEMSSAGSYSVPRRLTSHLGTKVEMVYSLLSMLGTHDKDDMSRTLLAMSSSQDSCIAMRQSGCLPLLIQLLHGNDKDSVLLGNSRGSKEARARASAALHNIIHSQPDDKRGRREIRVLHLLEQIRAYCETCWEWQESHERGVDQDKNPMPSPVEHQICPAVCVLMKLSFDEEHRHAMNELGGLQAIGELLQVDCEIYGLTNDHYSVTLRRYAGMALTNLTFGDVANKATLCSMKGCMRAMVAQLKSESEDLQQVIASVLRNLSWRADVNSKKILREVGSVRALMECALEVQKESTLKSVLSALWNLSAHCTENKADICTVPGALAFLVSTLTYRSQTNTLAIIESGGGILRNVSSLIATNEEHRQILRENSCLQTLLQHLKSHSLTIVSNACGTLWNLSARNAKDQEALWDMGAVSMLKNLIHSKHKMIAMGSAAALRNLMANRPAKYKDANIMSPGSSLPSLHVRKQKALIEELDAQHLSETFDNIDNLSPKASHRPKPRHKHNVYGDYDGVCRSDGYNPNGVGVRSPYMNTPVLSSPSSRENRGNGESVRAERDRSQDRERRGFHSDAEAAKRMVQIPTTAAQIAVVMEEVQSMHLSMDERTAGSTTDPHVVQDDMIRRQTAVHGHQNMYSYSKTDPSGRPCPMPKMEYRASNDSLNSVNSTDGYGKRGQMKPSVDSYSEDDEGKCCVYRKYPADLAHKIHNANHMEDDNGDLDTPINYSLKYSDEQLNSGRQSPSQNERWARPKLLDDEMKRPDQKPPRSQSPGYPMYTETSNEGEDKLKKYQPRFVQQDLPGFRSRGSNEQIGSSHGLNKKISQTICTVDDYADDKPTNYSERYSEEEQLDEQTPNYSMKYSEDHHVEQPIDYSLKYSDASSKKTMFSHSKPPSSQGSANDHLSQASSSSVASLKNQSRQKQLHPSSAQNRAGPTRAVQKNPACKAPTINQETLQTYCVEDTPICFSRGSSLSSLSSEEDEMESCKRNVNSANSYPTLPISEKESTSNIASDQRTSESQGSGHYVRIKPPRHHLGHGDASRHHKTVEFSSGAKSPSKSGAQTPKSPPEHYLQETPLMFSRCTSVSSLDSFESHSIASSVQSEPCSGMVSGIISPSDLPDSPGQTMPPSRSKTPPPPPPRTTSVKQKVTVPPHSEKRDLAPRHAVVSAAVQKVQVLPDNDTLLHFATESTPDGFSCASSLSALSLDEPFIQKDVELKIMPPVHEDDQSNETELEKEDIQEPKVQEKPPSTTEPRKDILDDSDDDDDIEILEACINSAMPTKSSRKPKKQSDSSTSRIPPPVARKPSQLPVYKLLPPQNRGQQQKNIPLTHCEDMPRVYCVEGTPINFSTATSLSDLTIDSPPNELVGIESSAHLAETSGQRRDTLPEGKSAEAKDTGLSPTMQSALAENEGDDILAECINSAMPKSKIHKPFRVQKMPEQAQHPSTPTGNLVQQDLEKKKPTSPVKPMPQSSEYRARMLKRPEAPNSLPEAASYPDKNKETEKQEPKIVTREFADKPANPEVRTRPGFAFDSPHHYTPIEGTPYCFSRNDSLSSLDFEDDDLDLSKEKAELRKDKEQRKVPPLKCSVEQPVNTNRVAAFQTAPIKPLQKPGFPQAPKENTAAVCDEKQKFSIEDTPVCFSRNSSLSSLSDIDQENNNKDCSHKDDATQIEVPRPQASGYAPKAFHVEDTPVCFSRNSSLSSLSIDSEDDLLQECISSAMPKKKKQPPRSKTEETGVKEEKSILADGILAEEPDLILDLTDTHSPVSEQALSPDSESFDWKAIQEGANSIVSSLHQAAASLSRQGSSDSDSILSLKSGISIGSPFHLSLNQEDNKPATNKGPRILKPGEKSTLESKKKEEETKSLKGGKKVYKSLITGKPRPSLESMSSQHRQAQAPVISRGRTMIHVPGVRSSSPSTSPVPKKPPPRGQMSKPPSQAPGPGNSPRTMKIPASSEPSPARDAASQGGSSKGSSRSGSRDSTPSRPVQQSLTRPMQSPGRASVSPGRSGLSPSNKLSQLPRTASPSSASTKSSGSGRMTYTSPGRQLGQQTPTKQSGLHRSASGIPRSESASKSLSQCGASGPPKKAELSRMSSTKSSGSESDRSEKPGLVRQSTFIKEAPSPTLKRKLEESASFESLSPSSTSQSQTPVSSPSLTDMSLSLPCQGNGWRKSPHGQNTAENGDSKSLRRHDISRSHSESPSRLPINRTGTWKREHSKHSSSLPRVGTWKRTGSSSSILSASSESSEKGRSEDERQPANPPQKSGKEGGLERKGTWRKMKESESSYAPSMTLDLPDPTGDAAHSLGAAMSKKEDVWVRIEDCPINNPRSSKSPTANTPPVIDSQSSKGLPCDRDSSEPNSKQPLASENTAIGHLGSETNLNLLRSSESLDKKVVDIKPAPSNPNTGTEVHEFPVAERTPFSSTNSSKHSSPSGAVAARVSPFNYTPSPRKSSADSTTPRPSQIPTPITSNAKKRDTKGDTTESGSYIVTSV